A stretch of Desulfotignum phosphitoxidans DSM 13687 DNA encodes these proteins:
- the rapZ gene encoding RNase adapter RapZ, producing MKNPPVFIITGLSGSGKTTAMQAFEDASFYCVDNMPLELVPRFLELPFKQNPDIKGIAFVMDMRSKTFATHYTAGIRAIEDLGISPEIIFLEADVDTLIKRFSQTRRQHPVTGKKSLLESIQSEIHSLRLIKSTAHHIIDTSRLSVHQLKAAILNLISRGSGNPIEMKINVLSFGYKYGIPGDADLVTDMRFLTNPFFEPLLKHLDGESKAVREFVLSNPETRIFLEKFTQLLDYLIPLYQRENKAYLTIAVGCTGGRHRSVVIARTIFEHLNHKAHHPGLIHRDIDRDIRKI from the coding sequence ATGAAAAACCCACCCGTATTCATCATCACCGGGTTGTCTGGTTCCGGAAAAACGACAGCCATGCAGGCGTTTGAAGATGCGTCCTTTTACTGTGTGGACAACATGCCCCTGGAGCTGGTGCCCCGATTTCTGGAGCTGCCGTTTAAACAGAACCCGGATATCAAAGGCATTGCCTTTGTCATGGACATGCGGTCCAAGACCTTTGCAACCCATTACACCGCCGGAATCCGTGCGATTGAAGATTTGGGCATTTCTCCGGAAATCATTTTTCTGGAAGCGGATGTGGACACCCTGATCAAACGGTTCAGTCAAACCCGGCGGCAGCATCCGGTCACCGGTAAAAAAAGCCTGCTGGAAAGCATTCAATCGGAAATCCATTCTCTGCGCCTGATCAAATCAACGGCCCATCACATTATCGATACCAGCCGCTTGAGCGTCCATCAGCTCAAAGCCGCCATCTTAAATCTGATCAGCCGGGGCAGTGGAAATCCCATAGAAATGAAAATCAATGTATTGTCTTTTGGGTATAAATACGGCATACCAGGGGATGCGGATCTGGTCACGGATATGCGGTTTCTGACCAATCCCTTTTTTGAACCGTTGTTGAAACATCTGGACGGCGAGTCAAAAGCCGTGCGGGAATTTGTGTTATCCAATCCGGAAACCCGGATTTTTCTGGAAAAATTCACGCAGTTGCTTGACTATCTGATCCCTTTGTATCAAAGGGAGAACAAGGCGTATTTAACCATTGCAGTCGGTTGTACCGGCGGACGACACCGAAGCGTGGTCATTGCCCGCACCATTTTTGAACACTTAAACCATAAAGCCCATCACCCCGGATTGATTCACCGGGACATTGATCGGGATATCAGGAAAATATGA
- the lptC gene encoding LPS export ABC transporter periplasmic protein LptC, whose amino-acid sequence MNRIVLKNPRVLAVLILCVLAAGAGVIFFVPAMMNTPQTVTDLHIDSEAALKLDAMKQISKKNGITEWELEAATATLVKEENQAILTRVHVVFYTKDKDTVILTSDQGILDTETHDMDFNGNVVVRHQTYTLKTDKLHYKKKPHIIHSNTKVWLENTDAAMEADTMEIRINDNQIILQGHVKGIFSENFNLP is encoded by the coding sequence ATGAACCGCATTGTTCTCAAAAATCCCCGTGTTCTGGCAGTATTGATTTTGTGTGTCCTGGCGGCCGGTGCCGGTGTTATTTTCTTTGTCCCTGCCATGATGAATACGCCCCAAACCGTCACAGACCTTCACATCGATTCTGAAGCCGCCTTGAAACTGGATGCCATGAAACAGATTTCAAAAAAAAACGGTATTACGGAATGGGAACTTGAAGCCGCCACCGCCACACTGGTAAAAGAAGAGAATCAGGCCATCCTGACCCGGGTTCATGTGGTGTTTTATACCAAGGACAAAGACACGGTCATTTTGACATCCGACCAGGGCATTCTGGACACTGAGACCCACGATATGGACTTTAATGGAAATGTGGTGGTGCGGCACCAGACATACACCCTGAAAACTGATAAGTTGCATTATAAAAAAAAACCACATATAATACACAGCAATACAAAGGTGTGGCTTGAAAATACCGATGCGGCCATGGAAGCTGACACAATGGAAATCCGAATCAATGACAATCAGATTATTTTACAAGGACATGTTAAAGGGATATTCAGTGAGAATTTCAACCTGCCGTAA
- a CDS encoding PTS sugar transporter subunit IIA, with translation MIGILVVAHANLGQTLIDTVEFILGGEQEFMMAVSIDIQQNPENLRKKIKQGIAKVRTDNGVIILTDMFGGTPSNLSYSFLEEGTVEVISGVNLPILLKAVTARKKMNMEKLTGALVDHGKKSISLASGILKGTGRN, from the coding sequence ATGATTGGCATACTCGTGGTGGCCCATGCAAATCTGGGCCAGACACTCATTGACACAGTGGAATTTATTTTGGGCGGTGAACAGGAGTTCATGATGGCGGTCTCCATAGACATTCAGCAGAATCCTGAGAACTTAAGAAAAAAAATCAAACAGGGCATTGCCAAAGTCCGGACCGATAACGGGGTGATTATTCTGACAGACATGTTCGGGGGCACCCCTTCCAACCTGAGTTACTCTTTTTTAGAGGAAGGCACTGTGGAAGTCATTTCCGGTGTTAATCTTCCGATTCTTCTGAAAGCGGTGACTGCCCGGAAAAAGATGAACATGGAAAAATTAACAGGTGCGCTGGTGGACCATGGCAAAAAAAGCATATCCCTTGCCAGCGGGATACTCAAAGGCACCGGACGGAATTGA
- a CDS encoding KdsC family phosphatase, with amino-acid sequence MNALLKQIKLLVLDVDGVLTDGRIIYTDSGEQVKEFLSRDGLGLRLLMDNGIQVGIITGRSSGALTHRCRNLGITLVFDAISNKADALDQMAQQTGIHPSAMAFMGDDLIDLPAMARAGVAIAVADAVDEVKNRADIITMAVGGQGAVREICDAILKAAGLWENALKPFLA; translated from the coding sequence ATGAACGCTTTATTAAAACAGATCAAACTGCTGGTTCTGGACGTGGACGGGGTATTGACCGACGGCCGGATCATTTATACGGATTCCGGAGAACAGGTCAAAGAGTTTTTATCCCGGGACGGTCTGGGGTTGCGACTGCTCATGGACAACGGTATTCAGGTGGGTATCATCACCGGGCGCAGTTCCGGTGCCCTCACCCACCGCTGCCGAAATCTGGGTATTACCCTGGTGTTTGACGCAATTTCCAATAAGGCGGATGCCCTGGATCAAATGGCACAACAAACCGGTATCCACCCATCTGCCATGGCTTTTATGGGGGACGATCTGATCGATCTGCCCGCCATGGCCCGGGCCGGTGTCGCCATTGCCGTGGCAGACGCCGTGGACGAAGTTAAAAACCGGGCAGACATTATCACCATGGCAGTTGGGGGGCAAGGAGCAGTCAGAGAAATCTGCGATGCGATCCTAAAAGCCGCGGGCCTGTGGGAAAACGCCCTGAAACCTTTTCTGGCATGA
- the rpoN gene encoding RNA polymerase factor sigma-54 yields MELGLQQNLTLTQQLVMTPQLQQAIKLLQLSRVELAEMIQQEMEQNPALEEQALDETVDRALADPGADAPESDRDTPVKEITIDEKVQPDTDWENYINEYNSTGRAYTETEHTEAPNFEAFTSEKTTLEAHLKWQLMLRGLDKADEQIGHMIIDNLNPDGYLCAETAEIAQAAEVETERVEKILSVLQTLDPPGVCARNLCETLLIQVKQLGIENPVLTEIIKHHLKNLENRNSRKIAKMLRISVEDVRAAVKILQYLEPKPGRKFSHEEPAYIIPDIYVYKVGDGFKIVMNDDGLPKLRINRFYKNAIAEGKKISRETKAYLNEKMQSASWLIKSIHQRQKTIYLVMESIIKFQHEFFEKGIAYLRPLILKDIAEDIQMHESTISRVTTNKYAYTPQGLFELKYFFNSSIERTGGESMASASVKERIRLLIEKEDPADPLSDDRIAGILQESNIQIARRTVAKYRKVLNILPSNKRKQL; encoded by the coding sequence ATGGAACTTGGCTTACAACAGAACCTCACATTGACCCAGCAGCTGGTGATGACCCCCCAGTTGCAGCAGGCCATCAAACTGCTGCAGCTGTCCCGTGTCGAACTGGCGGAAATGATCCAGCAGGAAATGGAACAGAATCCGGCCCTGGAGGAACAGGCCCTGGACGAGACTGTCGACCGGGCCTTGGCGGATCCGGGAGCGGATGCGCCTGAATCCGACAGAGACACACCGGTCAAGGAAATCACCATTGATGAAAAAGTGCAGCCGGATACGGACTGGGAAAATTATATCAATGAATACAATTCCACCGGTCGGGCTTATACAGAGACCGAACATACCGAAGCACCCAATTTCGAGGCGTTCACTTCCGAAAAAACCACGTTGGAAGCCCATTTGAAATGGCAGCTGATGCTCCGGGGCTTGGACAAGGCGGATGAACAGATCGGTCACATGATCATTGACAATCTTAACCCGGACGGATATCTGTGCGCGGAAACGGCTGAAATCGCCCAGGCAGCCGAAGTGGAAACGGAACGGGTGGAAAAAATTTTATCCGTGCTGCAGACACTGGACCCACCGGGGGTTTGTGCCAGAAATTTATGTGAAACCCTGCTCATACAGGTCAAACAGCTGGGGATTGAAAACCCGGTGCTCACCGAGATCATCAAACACCATCTGAAAAATCTGGAAAACCGAAACAGCCGGAAAATTGCCAAAATGTTGCGTATTTCCGTTGAAGATGTCCGGGCTGCGGTAAAAATTCTTCAATACCTGGAGCCCAAACCCGGCAGAAAATTTTCCCATGAAGAACCTGCCTATATCATTCCGGATATATACGTGTATAAAGTGGGCGATGGATTTAAAATAGTCATGAACGATGACGGATTGCCCAAACTGCGTATCAACCGGTTTTACAAAAACGCCATTGCGGAAGGGAAAAAAATTTCCAGGGAGACCAAAGCATATCTCAACGAAAAAATGCAGTCCGCATCCTGGCTGATCAAAAGTATTCACCAGCGGCAGAAAACCATTTATCTGGTTATGGAAAGCATTATCAAATTTCAGCATGAATTCTTTGAAAAAGGCATCGCTTATCTGCGTCCCCTGATCCTCAAAGATATTGCCGAAGATATTCAGATGCATGAATCCACCATCAGCCGGGTCACCACCAACAAATACGCATATACGCCCCAGGGGCTGTTCGAACTCAAATATTTTTTCAATTCATCCATCGAACGGACCGGCGGCGAATCCATGGCATCGGCCAGTGTCAAGGAACGAATCAGACTGCTGATCGAAAAAGAAGATCCTGCCGATCCGTTAAGCGATGACCGGATTGCGGGTATTCTCCAGGAATCTAACATACAGATCGCCCGAAGAACTGTTGCCAAATACCGGAAGGTGCTCAATATTCTGCCTTCCAATAAACGTAAACAACTTTAG
- a CDS encoding LptA/OstA family protein produces the protein MRISTCRKCMAGAIGLLVFLLVSMALAEEKTGSESAYSPEKPLHITADKMVAHQDESMVEFIGNVNATQDNMLLVAESVKVFWHPSQPDTADTADTADTNRIRQIVATDNVEYTAGDRHAFADKAVYTTADEILILTGKKAKLLTGTSWVTGTKITLFRKQDRVLVESDGKTRVQALFNPEDNPADQ, from the coding sequence GTGAGAATTTCAACCTGCCGTAAATGCATGGCCGGAGCAATCGGGCTGTTGGTTTTCCTTTTGGTATCAATGGCTTTGGCTGAGGAAAAAACCGGATCAGAATCCGCATATTCACCTGAGAAACCGTTGCATATCACTGCGGATAAAATGGTGGCCCATCAGGATGAGTCCATGGTGGAATTCATCGGAAATGTTAACGCAACTCAGGATAACATGCTTCTTGTGGCTGAATCGGTAAAAGTTTTTTGGCATCCTTCGCAACCGGACACGGCAGACACGGCAGACACGGCAGACACCAACCGGATCAGACAGATCGTGGCCACGGACAATGTCGAATACACGGCCGGAGACAGACATGCCTTTGCTGACAAGGCGGTGTACACGACCGCTGACGAGATTCTGATCCTTACCGGCAAAAAGGCCAAACTGCTGACCGGAACCAGCTGGGTGACGGGCACAAAGATCACCTTGTTCAGAAAACAGGACCGGGTCCTGGTGGAAAGTGACGGTAAAACCCGGGTTCAAGCCCTGTTCAACCCGGAAGACAACCCTGCTGATCAATAA
- the tpiA gene encoding triose-phosphate isomerase produces the protein MTRIPLIAGNWKMFKTGPEAVDTATHLAQACADVQNKDIMIAPTYVCLPLVATAIADTSLHLGAQNLHFEKQGAFTGEISADMLAAAGVEYVIIGHSERRQYFFETDETVNKKILAAVSNRLKPILCIGETLAQREAGNTFLTLDKQVADGLKSVDPERLQDLVIAYEPVWAIGTGETAGPEQVETVHRFLRTLVDTKISSDLARTVRIIYGGSVKPDNIATLMCIEDVDGVLVGGASLDARIFTQIVKYD, from the coding sequence ATGACACGCATACCATTGATTGCCGGCAACTGGAAAATGTTTAAAACCGGGCCTGAAGCCGTGGATACCGCCACTCACCTGGCACAAGCCTGCGCGGATGTGCAAAACAAAGACATCATGATTGCGCCGACCTATGTGTGTTTGCCCCTGGTGGCCACCGCCATTGCAGACACGTCCCTGCACCTGGGCGCCCAGAACCTGCACTTTGAAAAACAAGGCGCATTCACCGGTGAGATATCAGCAGACATGCTTGCTGCAGCAGGCGTGGAATATGTGATCATCGGGCATTCGGAACGGCGCCAGTATTTTTTTGAAACCGATGAGACTGTGAACAAAAAAATTTTGGCAGCGGTTTCAAACAGACTCAAACCCATTTTGTGCATCGGTGAAACACTGGCCCAGCGGGAAGCGGGAAACACATTTTTAACCCTTGACAAGCAGGTGGCAGATGGGTTAAAAAGCGTTGATCCGGAACGGTTGCAGGATCTGGTGATTGCTTATGAGCCGGTATGGGCGATTGGTACCGGTGAAACCGCCGGACCCGAACAGGTGGAGACCGTCCACCGTTTTTTGCGGACACTGGTTGACACAAAAATTTCATCGGACCTGGCACGAACCGTCAGAATTATTTACGGCGGATCTGTTAAACCGGACAATATAGCAACACTGATGTGCATTGAGGATGTGGATGGTGTGCTGGTGGGCGGCGCCAGTCTCGATGCCCGAATTTTCACCCAAATTGTAAAATATGATTGA
- the gap gene encoding type I glyceraldehyde-3-phosphate dehydrogenase: MGIKIGINGFGRIGRLVFRAAMTRPELEIVCINDLTDTRTTAHLLQFDSVHGQLGKPVIALEDSIEVDGRQVKVTGFKDPAQIPWKDLGVDIVMECTGIFRDRQGASKHLDAGAKKVIISAPATNPDITIVMGVNHDMYDPASHHIISNASCTTNCLAPVAKVLLENFGILSGMMTTIHAYTGDQRILDFPHKDLRRARAAGLSMIPTTTGAAKAVALVLPELKGKLNGMSVRVPTPNVSMVDLVVLTQQDNLTAEMVNQALETAALGNLKGILGYSDLPLVSIDYNSNPLSSIVDAQCTDVINGNMVKVYAWYDNEAGYSHRMTDLAEMIGDSF, from the coding sequence ATGGGTATCAAGATTGGAATCAACGGATTCGGCCGCATCGGCCGACTGGTGTTCCGGGCGGCAATGACCCGTCCGGAACTGGAAATCGTGTGCATCAACGATCTGACAGACACCCGGACCACAGCGCATCTGCTGCAGTTTGATTCAGTGCACGGACAGCTGGGAAAACCGGTCATCGCACTGGAAGACAGTATTGAAGTGGACGGCAGACAGGTGAAAGTCACTGGGTTCAAAGATCCGGCCCAGATACCCTGGAAAGATCTGGGAGTGGATATTGTCATGGAGTGCACTGGTATCTTCCGGGACCGCCAGGGCGCATCCAAACATCTGGACGCCGGTGCCAAAAAAGTGATCATTTCAGCGCCTGCCACGAATCCGGACATCACCATTGTCATGGGGGTCAACCATGACATGTATGATCCGGCTTCCCACCATATCATCTCCAATGCCTCGTGTACCACCAACTGCCTGGCGCCGGTGGCCAAGGTGCTTCTGGAAAATTTCGGCATCCTGTCGGGCATGATGACCACCATCCATGCATACACCGGGGACCAGCGGATCCTGGACTTTCCCCACAAAGACCTGCGAAGGGCCAGGGCTGCCGGCCTGTCCATGATTCCCACCACCACGGGAGCAGCCAAGGCCGTGGCCCTTGTTTTGCCGGAACTTAAAGGGAAACTCAACGGGATGTCGGTGCGTGTGCCTACCCCCAATGTGTCCATGGTGGATCTGGTGGTGCTGACCCAGCAGGACAACCTGACCGCCGAAATGGTGAATCAGGCTCTGGAAACAGCGGCCTTGGGAAATCTGAAAGGAATCCTGGGATACAGTGACCTGCCTTTGGTGTCCATTGATTACAATTCCAACCCGTTGTCCTCTATTGTGGATGCCCAGTGCACGGATGTGATCAACGGCAACATGGTCAAGGTCTATGCCTGGTATGACAACGAGGCCGGGTATTCCCACCGGATGACGGATCTGGCAGAAATGATCGGAGACTCTTTTTAA
- a CDS encoding AAA family ATPase, with product MKQTQTIRAQDPKKIEKELGEFLNKKFGGNVRIISPTAQPQKSSVNGSVPNKGKKELVDFTIKPAELIAYLDQYVVRQAQAKSVLATKICTHFNRIRHQETREDKGSKITGNIKSNILMLGPTGIGKTYLIKLIARKIGVPFVKADATKFSETGYVGGDVEDLIRDLVKEAEDDIELAECGIVYLDEIDKIAASPDVIGAQVSRSGVQRALLKPMEETEVDLKVPHDPVSMMQELERFQRTGKRVVRRVNTANILFILSGAFTGLTDLVRQRLTRQTIGFNSRLSSTDDDTSLLKQTRAEDLVKFGFESEFIGRVPVRCILETLSETDLYTILKMPNNPVILNKRLDFAAYGIDIVFDDDALTVLAHRAFKENTGARGLVSVVEDALLPFEEKLPSCRISRLVVTKQVINDPLGTLKDLLSDTPAYDWESLHKKASETQIQYITQYIQENADTLVATHGLNLSAARCEMAARYFHAHVLEIDDAVSRITTHYDTIKEIERESSRNMGLDIIFEEDAIDFLMLQILDHGASADDILSKLHNAFYDGLNLIKEKTGKHRFFITKTDLQDSEAYLNQLIRKEIK from the coding sequence ATGAAACAAACACAGACCATACGGGCACAAGATCCCAAAAAGATAGAAAAAGAACTGGGAGAATTTTTAAATAAAAAATTCGGCGGCAATGTCCGGATCATTTCTCCCACAGCTCAGCCCCAGAAATCATCGGTAAACGGTAGCGTACCGAACAAAGGGAAAAAAGAGCTGGTGGACTTCACCATCAAACCGGCAGAACTGATTGCCTATCTGGATCAGTATGTGGTCCGGCAGGCTCAGGCTAAATCGGTTCTGGCCACGAAAATATGCACCCATTTCAATCGAATCCGGCATCAGGAAACCCGCGAAGACAAAGGATCTAAAATCACGGGCAATATCAAATCCAATATTCTGATGCTGGGGCCCACCGGTATCGGAAAAACCTATCTCATCAAACTCATTGCCAGAAAAATCGGCGTTCCTTTTGTCAAGGCGGATGCCACCAAGTTTTCGGAAACCGGATACGTGGGCGGGGATGTGGAGGATCTGATCCGGGATCTGGTCAAGGAGGCGGAGGATGATATTGAACTGGCGGAATGCGGCATCGTGTATCTGGATGAGATCGATAAAATTGCGGCCAGTCCCGATGTCATTGGCGCCCAGGTTTCCAGATCCGGGGTCCAGCGGGCGTTGCTTAAACCCATGGAAGAAACAGAAGTGGACCTGAAAGTCCCCCATGATCCGGTATCCATGATGCAGGAACTTGAACGGTTTCAACGGACCGGAAAACGCGTGGTCCGGCGGGTGAACACAGCCAATATCCTGTTTATCCTGAGCGGCGCGTTCACCGGGCTCACCGACCTGGTCCGGCAGCGGTTGACCCGCCAGACCATCGGGTTCAATTCCCGGCTCAGCAGTACGGATGATGATACTTCCCTGCTGAAACAGACCCGGGCCGAAGATCTGGTCAAGTTTGGTTTTGAATCCGAATTTATCGGACGAGTTCCTGTGCGGTGCATTCTGGAGACGTTAAGTGAAACGGATCTGTACACCATTCTTAAAATGCCCAACAACCCGGTGATATTGAACAAACGTCTGGATTTTGCCGCATATGGCATTGACATTGTTTTTGACGATGATGCATTGACAGTTTTAGCGCACCGGGCGTTCAAGGAAAATACCGGTGCCAGAGGCCTGGTATCGGTGGTGGAAGATGCATTGCTGCCTTTTGAAGAAAAACTGCCGTCCTGTCGGATTTCCCGTCTGGTGGTGACCAAGCAGGTGATCAACGATCCTTTGGGCACGTTAAAGGATCTGCTCAGCGATACCCCGGCATATGACTGGGAATCGCTGCACAAAAAAGCGTCGGAAACCCAAATCCAGTATATCACCCAGTATATCCAGGAAAATGCGGACACCCTGGTTGCCACCCATGGGTTGAATTTATCTGCGGCCCGGTGTGAAATGGCCGCCCGGTATTTCCATGCCCATGTGCTGGAAATCGATGACGCTGTCAGCCGCATTACAACCCATTATGATACAATCAAAGAGATTGAACGGGAATCGTCCAGAAACATGGGACTTGACATTATTTTTGAGGAAGATGCCATTGATTTTCTGATGCTACAGATCCTGGATCACGGGGCGTCTGCCGACGATATTTTATCCAAACTTCACAACGCGTTTTATGACGGGCTGAACCTGATCAAAGAAAAAACCGGCAAACACCGGTTTTTTATAACAAAAACAGATCTGCAGGACAGTGAGGCCTATCTGAACCAACTTATCAGGAAAGAAATCAAATGA
- the secG gene encoding preprotein translocase subunit SecG, translated as MTTLITTLHVTVCILLILIVLLQSGKGAEMGVSIGGGGSQTLFGASGPASILTKITTVVAIVFMVTSLTLAYFSGHKAEKSIITTQSAPVQQTADPVSE; from the coding sequence ATGACAACTTTGATCACAACCTTGCATGTTACCGTCTGTATTCTGTTGATCCTGATCGTGCTGCTTCAGAGCGGCAAAGGCGCGGAAATGGGCGTATCCATCGGCGGGGGCGGCAGTCAGACTCTGTTTGGCGCATCCGGCCCGGCCTCCATACTGACCAAAATCACCACGGTCGTTGCCATCGTGTTCATGGTGACCTCTCTGACCCTGGCGTATTTTTCGGGTCACAAGGCAGAGAAAAGTATCATTACAACCCAGTCGGCACCTGTTCAGCAGACAGCTGATCCGGTTTCCGAGTAG
- the hpf gene encoding ribosome hibernation-promoting factor, HPF/YfiA family produces the protein MQTTVTFKKIDPSDPLKSYVNKKLDKFDRMLDSPADAHVVLSVEKIRHIAEITLTCDKLNIHARESSENMYSSIDILMDKVRAQIKKHKEKIKQHMSGKKQSLLDTAEFDRSPMQQPDFQGFDDLVMETLDTKPMDIIDAVNEFNSGRHTFFVFNNARTEQLNVLYKHNNGKLGLIQPGG, from the coding sequence ATGCAAACAACTGTGACCTTTAAAAAAATCGATCCTTCCGATCCATTAAAGTCTTACGTGAACAAAAAACTTGATAAATTCGACCGGATGCTGGACAGCCCGGCAGATGCCCATGTGGTTTTGTCGGTGGAAAAAATAAGACATATTGCGGAAATTACCCTGACCTGCGACAAACTCAATATCCATGCCAGAGAATCATCTGAAAACATGTATTCATCCATTGACATTCTCATGGATAAAGTCCGGGCACAGATCAAAAAACACAAAGAAAAAATCAAACAGCATATGTCGGGTAAAAAACAAAGCCTGCTGGACACGGCGGAATTCGACCGCAGCCCCATGCAGCAGCCCGATTTCCAGGGATTTGATGACCTGGTCATGGAGACGCTGGACACCAAACCCATGGATATCATCGATGCGGTCAACGAGTTCAACAGCGGCAGGCATACGTTTTTTGTGTTCAACAATGCCCGCACCGAACAATTGAATGTTCTTTATAAACACAACAATGGAAAGCTGGGATTGATTCAGCCCGGGGGATAA
- the lptB gene encoding LPS export ABC transporter ATP-binding protein produces the protein MTELSLNKLVKTYHGKTVVNQADLTVKPGQVTGLLGPNGAGKTTTFYMTVGMIRPDSGHVFIGGEDITHNPMYIRARKGIGYLPQESSIFKKLTVEQNITAILEVLPDPAGPVQTKADALMQELGIQGLARQKAASLSGGERRRLEIARVLATDPLFILLDEPFAGIDPLAVMDIQQIIAQLTRKGIGVLISDHNVRETLGVCDHAYIMNQGKVIESGPPERIISSAIAKKTYLGDNFRL, from the coding sequence ATGACAGAGCTTTCACTCAATAAACTGGTAAAAACCTATCACGGAAAAACAGTGGTAAATCAGGCAGATCTGACGGTCAAACCCGGTCAGGTGACCGGACTGCTTGGGCCCAACGGCGCCGGAAAAACCACCACATTCTATATGACCGTGGGCATGATCCGGCCTGACAGCGGTCATGTCTTTATCGGCGGCGAAGATATCACACACAATCCCATGTATATCCGTGCCAGAAAAGGCATCGGATATCTGCCCCAGGAAAGCTCAATTTTCAAAAAACTCACCGTGGAACAAAACATCACTGCGATCCTGGAAGTGTTGCCCGACCCTGCAGGTCCGGTTCAAACAAAAGCGGATGCGCTGATGCAGGAACTGGGCATCCAGGGCCTGGCCCGACAAAAAGCGGCTTCCCTGTCCGGAGGTGAGCGCCGGCGGCTGGAGATCGCCAGGGTTCTGGCAACCGATCCGCTGTTCATTCTTCTGGACGAACCGTTTGCCGGCATTGATCCTCTGGCGGTAATGGATATTCAGCAGATCATCGCCCAGCTGACCCGAAAAGGAATCGGCGTTCTGATCTCCGATCATAATGTCCGGGAAACCCTGGGCGTGTGTGACCATGCGTATATCATGAATCAGGGAAAAGTGATCGAATCCGGTCCCCCGGAACGGATCATCTCCAGTGCCATTGCCAAAAAAACCTATCTGGGAGATAATTTCAGGCTGTAA
- a CDS encoding PTS sugar transporter subunit IIA — protein sequence MKLSQLLTKESIVADLTSTTKNGIIRELARAVAPVAGIAAEDIAAVLMERESLGSTGIGGGIAIPHGKLNSVTQIILGFGRSKAGVTYDSLDGKPVHIFFLLLTPENSTGGHLKVLAQISKLLKMDHFKQELITAETIDDIHEFILEQDETF from the coding sequence ATGAAACTCAGTCAATTACTCACAAAAGAGTCTATTGTGGCGGATCTGACATCGACCACCAAAAACGGCATTATCCGGGAACTGGCCCGGGCCGTGGCGCCTGTTGCCGGGATTGCCGCCGAAGATATCGCTGCCGTTCTGATGGAAAGAGAATCATTGGGAAGTACCGGCATCGGGGGAGGGATTGCCATTCCCCACGGAAAACTCAATTCCGTCACACAGATCATTCTGGGGTTCGGGCGCAGCAAAGCCGGCGTAACCTATGATTCTCTGGACGGGAAACCGGTTCATATTTTCTTTCTGCTGTTGACTCCGGAAAATTCCACCGGCGGGCATTTAAAGGTTCTGGCCCAGATTTCCAAACTCTTGAAAATGGACCATTTCAAACAGGAGTTGATTACCGCTGAAACCATTGACGATATCCATGAATTTATTCTGGAACAGGATGAAACCTTTTAA